From the genome of Sander lucioperca isolate FBNREF2018 chromosome 1, SLUC_FBN_1.2, whole genome shotgun sequence, one region includes:
- the LOC116053647 gene encoding cAMP-responsive element modulator-like isoform X2, producing the protein MNRRNQSDRLPQSGPVRMNQVKTEEKYQLGASVPCIQRPVYLQTSLQSQYCGVFQGAPFRSVAETTQNLSMTMTSTQTPQLRSSTLQYYSEENYCMPPLSVGFPHRGPVRFPPGGTHNLPSSAMSCTQTPQLLPRTLRHDMKTLDGPQKNDKPALSGTSGDMTACQLCNTSSSLPQGVANTSMGSAGASAHSDLKPGKGNLQKRELRLMKNREAARECRRKKKEYVKCLENRVALLENQNKTLIEELRALKDIYRHKVE; encoded by the exons ATGAATAG GAGAAATCAGAGTGATCGGCTGCCTCAGTCAGGGCCTGTCAGAATGAACCAGGTGAAGACAGAAGAGAAATATCAGCTGGGTGCATCTGTGCCCTGCATTCAAAGACCTGTTTACCTGCAGACCAGCCTCCAGAGCCAGTACT GTGGGGTTTTTCAAGGAGCTCCTTTCAGGTCCGTGGCTGAGACGACACAGAACCTGTCGATGACCATGACcagcacacaaacaccacaGCTTCGATCAAGCACCCTTCAATATTACAGCGAGGAAAACTATTGTATGCCCCCACTGTCAG TCGGATTTCCTCATAGAGGTCCCGTCAGGTTCCCACCTGGTGGGACACACAACCTGCCCTCTTCGGCCATGAgctgcacacaaacaccacaGCTTCTACCAAGAACCCTTAGGCACGACATGAAGACACTGGATGGCCCACAGAAGAATGATAAGCCAGCATTGTCAG GAACCTCAGGTGACATGACAGCCTGCCAGCTGTGCAACACCAGCTCGAGCCTCCCACAGGGGGTGGCCAATACATCCATGGGGTCGGCAGGGGCCAGCGCTCATAGCGACCTGAAACCTGGAAAAGGCAATTTACAAAAGAGGGAGCTTCGCTTGATGAAGAACAG GGAAGCCGCCCGGGAGTGTCGACGAAAGAAGAAGGAATATGTCAAATGCCTCGAAAACCGCGTGGCTCTACTCGAAAATCAAAACAAGACTTTGATTGAGGAGCTTAGAGCCTTAAAAGACA
- the cul2 gene encoding cullin-2: protein MSLKPRVVDFDETWNKLLTTIKAVVMLDYVERATWNDRFSDIYALCVAYPEPLGEKLYTETKVFLENHVRQLYKKVLESEEKVLVMYHRYWDEYSKGADYMDCLYRYLNTQFIKKNKLTEADLQYGYGGVDMNEPLMEIGELALDMWRKLMIEPLQAVLIRMLLNEIKNDRCGENPNQKVIHGVINSFVHVEQYKKKFPLKFYQEIFEGPFLTKTGEYYKQEASNLLQESNCSQYMEKVLGRLKDEEMRCRKYLHPSSYAKVIHECQQRMVADHLQFLHGECQSIIRQEKRDDMANMYTLLRAVSNGLPHMIQELQVHIHNEGIRGTSNLSQENMPTLFVESVLEVHSKFVQLINTVLNGDQHFMSALDKALTSVVNFREPKSICKAPELLAKYCDNLLKKSAKGMTENEVEDKLTSFITVFKYIDDKDIFQKFYARMLAKRLIHGLSLSMDSEEAMINKLKQACGYEFTSKLHRMYTDMSVSADLNNKFNNFIKTQETVVDLGISFQIYVLQAGAWPLTHVPSSTFAIPQELEKSVQMFELFYNQHFSGRKLTWLHYLCTGEVKMNYLSKPYVAMVTTYQMAVLLAFNNSLTVTYKELQDGTQMNEKELQKTIKSLLDVKMLNHDSQKEEIETESTFSLNMSFTSKRTKFKITTSMQKDTPQEMEQTRSAVDEDRKMYLQAAIVRIMKARKVLRHNALIQEVINQSKARFNPSISMIKKCIEVLIDKQYIERSQTSADEYSYVA, encoded by the exons ATGTCCTTAAAGCCGCGGGTGGTGGACTTTGATGAGACATGGAACAAGCTACTGACGACAATCAAGGCTGTTGTGATGCTCGACTATGTGGAGAGAGCCACGTGGAATGATCGGTTCTC TGACATTTATGCCTTGTGCGTTGCGTACCCAGAGCCTTTGGGTGAGAAATTATACACAGAGACCAAGGTGTTTCTTGAGAATCATGTTCGACAGTTGTACAAG aaAGTCCTGGAATCAGAGGAGAAGGTTTTAGTGATGTACCACAGATACTGGGACGAGTACAGCAAAGGGGCTGACTACATGGACTGCTTGTACAG GTATCTCAACACTCAGTTCATCAAGAAGAACAAACTAACAGAAGCAGACCTACAGTACGGCTACGGGGGAGTGGACATGAACGAGCCGCTCATGGAGATTGGAGAG TTGGCGCTCGATATGTGGAGGAAGCTAATGATCGAGCCCCTCCAGGCTGTCCTGATCCGGATGTTGCTGAATGAAATCAAAAA TGATCGTTGTGGCGAGAACCCCAACCAGAAGGTAATCCACGGGGTCATCAACTCCTTTGTTCATGTTGAACAGTACAAGAAGAAGTTTCCACTAAAG TTTTATCAGGAAATCTTCGAAGGGCCATTTCTGACAAAAACGGGAGAGTATTACAAACAGGAAGCCTCCAATCTACTGCAAGAATCCAACTGCTCACAGTATATGGAGAAG GTTTTGGGGCGGTTGAAAGATGAAGAGATGAGATGTCGGAAGTACCTGCACCCCAGCTCCTATGCCAAAGTCATCCATGAATGCCAGCAGAGGATGGTGGCAGATCACCTGCAGTTCCTGCATGGGGAGTGCCAGAGCATTATCCGGCAGGAGAAGAGAGACG ACATGGCCAACATGTACACCCTGTTGCGAGCAGTGTCCAACGGGCTGCCCCACATGATCCAGGAGCTGCAGGTCCATATCCACAATGAGGGCATCCGAGGCACCAGTAACCTCTCTCAGGAAAAC ATGCCAACCCTGTTCGTGGAGTCAGTGCTGGAGGTTCACAGTAAATTTGTTCAGCTCATAAACACAGTTCTAAATGGAGATCAGCACTTCATGAGTGCACTCGATAAG GCTTTGACGTCTGTGGTGAACTTCAGGGAGCCCAAGTCCATCTGTAAAGCCCCTGAACtg CTGGCGAAATACTGTGACaatctgctgaaaaagtctGCAAAGGGAATGACGGAGAATGAGGTGGAGGACAAGCTGACGAGCTTCATCACAGTGTTCAAGTACATAGACGACAAGGACATCTTTCAAAAG TTTTATGCCAGAATGCTTGCAAAGCGGTTAATACATGGTTTATCATTGTCGATGGACTCAGAAGAAGCCATGATCAACAAACTAAAG CAAGCTTGTGGCTACGAGTTCACAAGCAAACTCCACAGAATGTACACCGACATGAGCGTGAGCGCCGACCTCAACAACAAGTTCAACAATTTCATCAAGACACAGGAGACGGTGGTGGACCTGGGCATCAGCTTCCAGATCTATGTATTACAG GCTGGAGCCTGGCCTCTCACACATGTTCCCTCCTCCACATTCGCCATCCCTCAAGAACTAGAGAAGAGTGTGCAGATG TTTGAGTTGTTCTATAATCAGCACTTCAGTGGCAGGAAGTTGACCTGGCTGCACTATCTCTGCAcag GTGAGGTGAAGATGAACTACCTGTCCAAGCCCTACGTCGCCATGGTGACCACCTACCAGATGGCTGTGCTGCTGGCCTTCAACAACAGCCTGACGGTGACCTACAAGGAGCTGCAGGACGGCACCCAGATGAACGAGAAGGAGCTACAGAAGACCATCAAGTCGCTGCTGGACGTCAAGATGCTCAACCACGACTCGCAAAAG GAGGAGATTGAAACCGAGTCGACGTTTTCATTAAATATGAGTTTCACCAGTAAAAGGACAAAGTTCAAGATCACGACGTCAATGCAGAAAGACACACCGCAG GAGATGGAGCAGACGAGGAGCGCCGTAGACGAGGACcgcaaaatgtatttacaagCTGCTATAGTGAGAATCATGAAGGCACGCAAGGTGCTCCGACACAACGCCCTCATCCAGGAG GTCATCAATCAGTCCAAAGCCAGGTTCAACCCAAGTATCAGCATGATCAAGAAGTGCATCGAGGTGCTCATCGACAAGCAGTACATTGAGCGAAGCCAGACCTCGGCAGACGAGTACAGCTACGTGGCGTAG